A genomic window from Micromonospora ferruginea includes:
- a CDS encoding NADH-quinone oxidoreductase subunit G: MTDVAKQTETVTLTIDGVEVTAPKGTLLIRVAEQMGTEIPRFCDHPLLAPAGACRQCLVEVEGQRKPVASCTQTVADGMVVRTQLTSPVAKKAQEGVMELLLLNHPLDCPMCDKGGECPLQNQAMSTGRTDSRFHEHKREYPKPLPISTQVLLDRERCVLCQRCTRFSEEIAGDKFIDLMGRSSHEEINIYRDDAYGEEGDEGDVPFNSYFSGNTVQICPVGALTGAQYRFRSRPFDLVSSPSVCEHCSAGCAQRTDWRRGKVLRRLAGDDPAVNEEWNCDKGRWGFQYARAFDRLTTPLVRDEKTGELREASWSEAFTRAAEGLRAARDAGTGTGVLTGGRLTVEDAYAYAKFARVALHTNDIDFRARPVSREEADFLASNVAGVTDVTYADVENAPAVVLVGLEPEEECPILFLRLRKAYLKKKLTVYALAPFATRGLEKLGAKLARVVPGEEASVLAEHATVAEALGQPGAILIVGERLGAVPGGLSAAADVARRTGARLAWVPRRAGDRGAVDAGCLPNLLPGGRVVTEPAARAELGEAWDLPAGVIPSQAGRDTDGILAAAADGTLGALVVAGVDPADLADPRRAEEALDAVPFLVSLELRMSAVARRADVVFPVAPAVEKAGSFLDWEGRLRTFERVLDTGAMTDGRVLDAIAAQFDVRLGVGDVLSVRRELGALPRTRTSRPSAPSVEPATVPQPGPGEAVLSTWHQLVDLGSLTDGDEHLAGTARPPVVRLGKGTAEALGVADGDPVTVGTDRGAVTLPAAISEMPDGVVWLPTNSPGSTVRRSLGATSGHVVKVTAAPVAADAAARPGPLLNAGGVSE, translated from the coding sequence ATGACCGACGTAGCCAAGCAGACCGAGACCGTCACGCTGACCATCGACGGCGTCGAGGTCACCGCGCCGAAGGGCACCCTGCTGATCCGGGTGGCCGAGCAGATGGGCACCGAGATCCCGCGCTTCTGCGACCACCCGCTGCTGGCCCCGGCCGGCGCCTGCCGGCAGTGCCTGGTGGAGGTGGAGGGCCAGCGCAAGCCGGTCGCCTCCTGCACCCAGACCGTCGCCGACGGCATGGTGGTGCGGACCCAGCTCACCTCGCCGGTCGCCAAGAAGGCCCAGGAGGGGGTGATGGAGCTGCTGCTCCTCAACCACCCCCTGGACTGCCCGATGTGCGACAAGGGCGGCGAGTGCCCGCTGCAGAACCAGGCGATGTCCACCGGCCGCACGGACTCCCGGTTCCACGAGCACAAGCGGGAGTACCCGAAGCCGCTGCCGATCAGCACCCAGGTGCTGCTCGACCGCGAGCGCTGCGTGCTCTGCCAGCGGTGCACCCGGTTCTCCGAGGAGATCGCCGGCGACAAGTTCATCGACCTGATGGGACGCTCCTCGCACGAGGAGATCAACATCTACCGGGACGACGCGTACGGCGAGGAGGGCGACGAGGGGGATGTCCCCTTCAACTCCTACTTCTCCGGCAACACCGTGCAGATCTGCCCGGTCGGCGCGCTCACCGGCGCGCAGTACCGCTTCCGCTCCCGCCCGTTCGACCTGGTCTCCTCGCCCAGCGTCTGCGAGCACTGCTCGGCCGGGTGCGCGCAGCGCACCGACTGGCGGCGGGGCAAGGTGCTGCGCCGGTTGGCCGGCGACGACCCGGCGGTGAACGAGGAGTGGAACTGCGACAAGGGCCGCTGGGGCTTCCAGTACGCTCGCGCGTTCGACCGCCTCACCACCCCGCTGGTGCGCGACGAGAAGACCGGTGAGCTGCGCGAGGCGTCCTGGAGCGAGGCGTTCACCCGGGCCGCCGAGGGGCTGCGCGCGGCCCGCGACGCCGGCACCGGCACCGGCGTGCTGACCGGCGGCCGGCTCACCGTCGAGGACGCCTACGCGTACGCGAAGTTCGCCCGGGTCGCGCTGCACACCAACGACATCGACTTCCGGGCCCGCCCGGTCTCCCGTGAGGAGGCCGACTTCCTGGCCAGCAACGTCGCCGGGGTCACCGACGTGACCTACGCGGACGTGGAGAACGCGCCCGCGGTGGTGCTGGTCGGCCTGGAGCCGGAGGAGGAGTGCCCGATCCTCTTCCTGCGGCTGCGCAAGGCGTACCTGAAGAAGAAGCTCACGGTGTACGCGCTCGCGCCGTTCGCGACCCGCGGCCTGGAGAAGCTCGGGGCCAAGCTGGCCCGGGTGGTGCCGGGCGAGGAGGCCAGCGTGCTGGCCGAGCACGCCACCGTGGCCGAGGCGCTGGGGCAGCCCGGCGCGATCCTGATCGTCGGCGAGCGGCTGGGCGCGGTGCCCGGCGGCCTCTCCGCCGCGGCGGACGTGGCCCGGCGTACCGGCGCCCGGCTGGCCTGGGTGCCACGGCGCGCGGGTGACCGCGGCGCGGTCGACGCGGGCTGCCTGCCCAACCTGCTGCCCGGCGGCCGGGTGGTCACCGAACCGGCCGCTCGCGCGGAGCTGGGCGAGGCGTGGGACCTGCCGGCCGGGGTGATCCCCAGCCAGGCCGGCCGCGACACCGACGGCATTCTCGCCGCGGCCGCCGACGGTACGCTCGGCGCGCTGGTGGTGGCCGGCGTCGACCCGGCCGACCTGGCCGACCCGCGCCGGGCCGAGGAAGCCCTGGACGCGGTGCCGTTCCTGGTCAGCCTGGAACTGCGGATGAGCGCGGTGGCCCGTCGGGCGGACGTGGTCTTCCCGGTCGCCCCGGCGGTCGAGAAGGCCGGCAGCTTCCTCGACTGGGAGGGCCGGCTGCGCACCTTCGAGCGGGTGCTCGACACCGGCGCGATGACCGACGGCCGGGTGCTCGACGCGATCGCCGCGCAGTTCGACGTGCGACTCGGCGTCGGTGACGTGCTGAGCGTGCGCCGCGAGCTGGGCGCGCTGCCGCGTACCCGGACGTCCCGGCCGTCCGCGCCCTCGGTCGAGCCGGCCACCGTGCCGCAGCCCGGACCGGGCGAGGCCGTGCTGTCGACCTGGCACCAGCTCGTCGACCTGGGCAGCCTCACCGACGGCGACGAGCACCTCGCCGGCACCGCCCGCCCGCCGGTGGTCCGGCTGGGCAAGGGCACCGCCGAGGCGCTCGGCGTGGCCGACGGCGACCCGGTCACGGTCGGCACCGACCGCGGCGCGGTCACGCTGCCGGCGGCGATCAGCGAGATGCCGGACGGCGTCGTCTGGCTGCCGACCAACTCACCCGGCTCGACCGTGCGACGCAGCCTCGGCGCGACGTCCGGTCACGTCGTCAAGGTGACCGCGGCGCCTGTCGCCGCGGACGCCGCCGCGCGCCCGGGTCCGCTCCTCAACGCAGGGGGTGTCTCCGAGTGA
- the nuoF gene encoding NADH-quinone oxidoreductase subunit NuoF gives MTTPRPETLAKLTPVLTKRWLSPDAWRLGTYEKLDGYAALRKALKAHPDDLIQLIKDSGLRGRGGAGFPTGLKWGFIPQGDGKPHYLVVNADEGEPGTCKDLPLMTHDPHSLVEGVIIASYAIRASRAYIYIRGEAVHAARRLRSAVDEAYAKGYLGRNILGSKFDLDLVVHSGAGAYICGEETALLDSLEGFRGQPRLRPPFPATHGLYASPTVVNNVGTIASVPPIVLGGADWWKTMGTEKSSGPMIYSLSGRIAHPGQYEASMGITLRELIELAGGMKPGHELKFWTPGGSSTPLLTAEHLDVPLDFEGVAAAGSILGTTATQIFSDQDCPVYATYRWLEFYHHESCGKCTPCREGNYWMVRVYRRILAGQGTHEDLDTLLDTCDNILGRSFCGLGDGATSSVTSSLKYFKQDYLDYIEGRTAPKLSDKSLVGAH, from the coding sequence GTGACCACGCCTCGGCCGGAGACGCTGGCCAAGCTCACGCCGGTGCTCACCAAGCGCTGGCTGTCGCCGGACGCCTGGCGACTCGGCACCTACGAGAAGCTGGACGGCTACGCCGCCCTGCGCAAGGCGCTCAAGGCGCACCCGGACGACCTGATCCAGCTCATCAAGGACTCCGGGCTGCGCGGCCGGGGCGGCGCGGGCTTCCCGACCGGTCTCAAGTGGGGCTTCATCCCGCAGGGTGACGGCAAGCCGCACTACCTGGTGGTGAACGCCGACGAGGGCGAGCCGGGCACCTGCAAGGACCTGCCGCTGATGACCCACGACCCGCACTCGCTGGTCGAGGGCGTGATCATCGCGTCGTACGCGATCCGGGCCAGCCGGGCCTACATCTACATCCGCGGCGAGGCCGTGCACGCCGCCCGCCGGCTGCGCAGCGCGGTCGACGAGGCGTACGCCAAGGGCTACCTGGGCCGGAACATCCTCGGCTCGAAGTTCGACCTGGACCTGGTGGTGCACTCCGGCGCCGGGGCGTACATCTGCGGTGAGGAGACCGCGCTGCTGGACTCGCTGGAGGGCTTCCGGGGTCAGCCCCGGCTGCGCCCGCCGTTCCCGGCGACCCACGGCCTGTACGCCAGCCCGACCGTGGTCAACAACGTCGGCACCATCGCCAGCGTGCCGCCGATCGTGCTGGGCGGCGCGGACTGGTGGAAGACCATGGGCACGGAGAAGTCCTCCGGGCCGATGATCTACTCGCTCTCCGGCCGGATCGCCCACCCCGGCCAGTACGAGGCCTCGATGGGCATCACGCTGCGCGAGCTGATCGAGCTGGCCGGCGGAATGAAGCCCGGGCACGAGCTGAAGTTCTGGACCCCGGGCGGCTCCTCGACGCCGCTGCTCACCGCCGAGCACCTGGACGTGCCGCTGGACTTCGAGGGGGTGGCGGCGGCCGGCTCGATCCTGGGCACCACGGCCACCCAGATCTTCTCCGACCAGGACTGCCCGGTCTACGCGACCTACCGGTGGCTGGAGTTCTACCACCACGAGTCGTGCGGCAAGTGCACCCCGTGCCGGGAGGGCAACTACTGGATGGTCCGGGTCTACCGGCGCATCCTCGCCGGCCAGGGCACCCACGAGGACCTCGACACCCTGCTCGACACCTGCGACAACATCCTCGGCCGCTCGTTCTGCGGCCTGGGTGACGGTGCGACCAGCTCGGTGACCTCCTCGCTGAAGTACTTCAAGCAGGACTACCTCGACTACATCGAGGGACGTACCGCGCCGAAGCTGTCGGACAAGTCTCTGGTGGGAGCCCACTAA
- the nuoE gene encoding NADH-quinone oxidoreductase subunit NuoE produces the protein MSTTFTEETRLRAREIIARYPADRSRSALLPLLHLVQSEEGYVSPAGVEFCAEVLGLNKAQVGAVATFYTMYKRKPTGDYLVSVCTNTMCDVLGGQTVYDTLAEHLGVGHEETTADGKITLEHAECLAACDYGPVMTVNYDFFDNVEPQGALGVVQELQAGGRPMPTRGARLCTLKEMAVQLAGFADERDGAVADGGPGEPSLRGLRLAEQHGISVPGYDPKTPIRSKAEADRAAAEAKAKAEAEKPAPAPEKAPEPAKADATGTPAKADTAGNAGAAEPATPAAAGGSTAPDVKAPDDKSPQVRTAETRQPDAKTPVADAPGTKLPVDGPAPAPRDARAAEAAGAAANPPAGDGKPAGDAADAQERNLKEAEAGTDADGADPADANGTGARK, from the coding sequence ATGAGTACGACGTTTACCGAAGAGACCCGGCTGCGGGCGCGCGAGATCATCGCCCGCTACCCGGCGGACCGGTCCCGCTCGGCCCTGCTGCCGCTGCTGCACCTGGTCCAGTCCGAGGAGGGCTACGTCTCCCCGGCCGGCGTCGAGTTCTGCGCCGAGGTGCTGGGGCTGAACAAGGCCCAGGTCGGCGCCGTCGCCACCTTCTACACCATGTACAAGCGCAAGCCGACCGGTGACTACCTGGTCAGCGTCTGCACCAACACGATGTGCGACGTGCTGGGCGGGCAGACGGTCTACGACACGCTCGCCGAGCACCTGGGCGTCGGGCACGAGGAGACCACCGCCGACGGGAAGATCACCCTGGAGCACGCCGAGTGCCTGGCAGCGTGCGACTACGGCCCGGTGATGACCGTCAACTACGACTTCTTCGACAACGTCGAGCCGCAGGGCGCGCTCGGCGTGGTGCAGGAGTTGCAGGCCGGCGGCCGGCCGATGCCAACCCGGGGCGCCAGGCTCTGCACGCTCAAGGAGATGGCGGTCCAGCTCGCCGGTTTCGCCGACGAGCGGGACGGCGCGGTGGCCGACGGCGGGCCGGGCGAGCCGAGCCTGCGCGGCCTGCGCCTGGCCGAGCAGCACGGCATCTCGGTGCCGGGCTACGACCCGAAGACGCCGATCCGCAGCAAGGCCGAGGCCGACCGGGCCGCCGCCGAGGCGAAGGCGAAGGCCGAGGCCGAGAAGCCCGCCCCGGCACCGGAGAAGGCGCCCGAGCCGGCGAAGGCCGACGCCACGGGCACTCCGGCCAAGGCCGACACCGCCGGGAACGCGGGCGCGGCCGAGCCGGCGACGCCCGCGGCGGCCGGCGGCAGCACCGCGCCGGACGTGAAGGCGCCGGACGACAAGTCGCCGCAGGTGCGTACCGCGGAGACCCGGCAGCCGGACGCGAAGACCCCGGTGGCGGACGCGCCCGGCACCAAGCTGCCGGTGGACGGCCCGGCCCCGGCGCCCCGCGACGCGCGGGCGGCGGAGGCGGCCGGCGCGGCGGCGAACCCGCCGGCCGGCGACGGCAAGCCCGCCGGCGACGCGGCCGACGCGCAGGAGCGCAACCTCAAGGAGGCCGAGGCCGGTACGGACGCCGACGGCGCCGACCCGGCGGACGCGAACGGAACGGGGGCCCGGAAGTGA
- a CDS encoding NADH-quinone oxidoreductase subunit D, producing MTTSNYATERETTEGKVFTVTGGDWDQVVSGTDPINDERIVVNMGPQHPSTHGVLRLILELEGETVREARSVVGYLHTGIEKNLEYRNWVQGSTFVTRMDYLSPIFNETAYALAVEKLLGVTDDVTERATTIRVLMMELNRISSHLVWLATTGMELGAINMMLYGFREREYILDIFETITGLRMNHAYVRPGGVAQDVPDDAIRKIRDFLVLMPKKLKEYENLLSGQPIWIERTQNVAVLDTTACVALGITGPVLRSAGLAWDLRKTMPYCGYETYEFDVPTHTDGDVWGRYLVRLAEIRESLKLVEQALDRLKPGPVMVADKKIAWPAQLAIGVDGMGNSLEHVAKIMGQSMESLIHHFKLVTEGFRVPPGQVYVGIESPRGELGVHAVSDGGTRPYRVHYREPSFVNLQALPAMAEGGLIADVIAGGASLDPVMGGCDR from the coding sequence GTGACCACGTCCAACTACGCGACCGAGCGCGAGACCACCGAGGGCAAGGTCTTCACCGTCACCGGTGGGGACTGGGACCAGGTCGTCTCCGGCACCGACCCGATCAACGACGAGCGCATCGTCGTCAACATGGGTCCGCAGCACCCGTCCACGCACGGCGTGCTGCGGCTGATCCTGGAGCTGGAGGGCGAGACGGTCCGCGAGGCCCGCTCGGTCGTCGGCTACCTGCACACCGGCATCGAGAAGAACCTGGAATACCGCAACTGGGTCCAGGGCTCGACGTTCGTGACCCGGATGGACTACCTCTCGCCGATCTTCAACGAGACGGCGTACGCGCTCGCGGTGGAGAAGCTGCTCGGCGTCACCGACGACGTCACCGAGCGGGCCACCACCATCCGGGTGCTGATGATGGAGCTGAACCGGATCTCCTCGCACCTGGTCTGGCTGGCCACCACCGGCATGGAGCTGGGCGCGATCAACATGATGTTGTACGGCTTCCGCGAGCGGGAGTACATCCTCGACATCTTCGAGACCATCACCGGCCTGCGGATGAACCACGCGTACGTCCGGCCGGGCGGGGTGGCACAGGACGTGCCGGACGACGCGATCCGCAAGATCCGCGACTTCCTGGTGCTGATGCCGAAGAAGCTCAAGGAGTACGAGAACCTGCTCTCCGGGCAGCCGATCTGGATCGAACGCACCCAGAACGTCGCGGTGCTCGACACCACCGCCTGTGTGGCGCTGGGCATCACCGGTCCGGTGCTCCGCTCGGCGGGGCTCGCCTGGGACCTGCGCAAGACCATGCCGTACTGCGGCTACGAGACGTACGAGTTCGACGTGCCGACCCACACCGACGGTGACGTGTGGGGCCGCTACCTGGTCCGGCTGGCGGAGATCCGCGAGTCGCTGAAGCTGGTCGAGCAGGCGCTCGACCGGTTGAAGCCGGGCCCGGTGATGGTCGCCGACAAGAAGATCGCCTGGCCGGCGCAGCTCGCCATCGGCGTCGACGGCATGGGCAACTCGCTGGAGCACGTCGCCAAGATCATGGGTCAGTCGATGGAGTCGCTGATCCACCACTTCAAGCTCGTCACCGAGGGCTTCCGGGTCCCGCCGGGCCAGGTGTACGTCGGCATCGAGTCGCCCCGCGGCGAGCTGGGCGTGCACGCGGTGTCCGACGGCGGCACCCGGCCCTACCGGGTGCACTACCGGGAGCCGAGCTTCGTCAACCTCCAGGCCCTGCCGGCCATGGCCGAGGGTGGCCTGATCGCCGACGTGATCGCCGGCGGCGCCTCGCTGGACCCCGTGATGGGTGGTTGTGACCGATGA
- a CDS encoding NADH-quinone oxidoreductase subunit C, producing the protein MTSPNDRTNDGGVPVPTTPVGASGTAPAEYPPAGPAGRGMFGNQGTGDVSGYGGLVRPRKPIEEATRPYGSYFDEVRDALEEAYPQFGDAIEKVVVDRGELTLHVRPERIAEVCQVMRDDLSLRFELCSSVSGVDYLGADERRLHVVYQLTSMTYRRVVRLEAAVSAEDPHLPSVTAVYPTADWQERETYDMFGIVFDGHPALTRILMPDDWEGHPQRKDYPLGGVPVEYKGAEIPPPDRRRSYQ; encoded by the coding sequence ATGACCTCGCCGAACGACCGGACCAACGACGGCGGGGTGCCGGTGCCCACGACTCCCGTCGGCGCCAGCGGCACCGCGCCGGCCGAGTACCCGCCGGCCGGCCCCGCCGGTCGGGGCATGTTCGGCAACCAGGGCACCGGCGACGTGTCCGGCTACGGCGGCCTGGTCCGCCCGCGCAAGCCGATCGAGGAGGCCACCCGGCCGTACGGGAGCTACTTCGACGAGGTGCGTGACGCGCTGGAGGAGGCGTACCCGCAGTTCGGTGACGCGATCGAGAAGGTCGTGGTCGACCGGGGCGAGCTGACCCTGCACGTGCGGCCGGAGCGCATCGCCGAGGTCTGCCAGGTGATGCGCGACGACCTGTCGCTGCGCTTCGAGCTGTGCTCCTCGGTGTCCGGGGTGGACTACCTGGGCGCCGACGAGCGCCGGCTGCACGTGGTCTACCAGCTCACCTCGATGACCTACCGGCGGGTGGTCCGGCTGGAGGCCGCGGTCTCCGCCGAGGACCCGCACCTGCCGAGCGTCACCGCCGTCTACCCGACCGCCGACTGGCAGGAGCGGGAGACGTACGACATGTTCGGCATCGTCTTCGACGGCCACCCCGCCCTGACCCGGATCCTCATGCCGGACGACTGGGAGGGGCACCCGCAGCGCAAGGACTACCCGCTCGGCGGCGTACCCGTCGAGTACAAGGGTGCGGAAATTCCCCCGCCGGACCGTAGGAGGTCCTACCAGTGA
- a CDS encoding NuoB/complex I 20 kDa subunit family protein, translating to MGIEEKLPSGVLLTSVEKLVNWSRKSSVWGATFGLACCAIEMMAAGGPHYDMGRWGMEVFRASPRQADLMIVAGRVSQKMAPVLRQIYDQMAEPRWVISMGVCASSGGMFNNYAIVQGVDHVVPVDMYLPGCPPRPEMLIDAVLKLREKIMYEPLGPNGRKMLEARKERGDVPVVPYGSMPSSYRNDKARRAEWTKAVREGREEQLRIENWMKAQNHLQTQGGPK from the coding sequence ATGGGCATCGAGGAGAAGCTTCCCTCCGGCGTCCTGCTCACCAGCGTCGAGAAGCTGGTCAACTGGTCGCGGAAGTCGTCCGTCTGGGGCGCCACGTTCGGCCTGGCCTGCTGCGCCATCGAGATGATGGCCGCGGGTGGCCCGCACTACGACATGGGCCGGTGGGGCATGGAGGTCTTCCGCGCCTCGCCCCGGCAGGCGGACCTGATGATCGTGGCCGGCCGGGTCAGCCAGAAGATGGCCCCGGTCCTGCGGCAGATCTACGACCAGATGGCCGAGCCCCGCTGGGTCATCTCGATGGGCGTCTGCGCCAGCAGCGGCGGCATGTTCAACAACTACGCCATCGTGCAGGGCGTCGACCACGTCGTCCCGGTCGACATGTACCTCCCCGGCTGCCCACCCCGGCCGGAGATGCTCATCGACGCGGTGCTCAAGCTCCGCGAGAAGATCATGTACGAGCCGCTGGGCCCGAACGGCCGCAAGATGCTCGAGGCCCGCAAGGAGCGCGGTGACGTGCCGGTCGTGCCGTACGGCTCGATGCCGTCGTCGTACCGCAACGACAAGGCCCGGCGCGCCGAGTGGACGAAGGCCGTCCGCGAGGGGCGCGAGGAGCAGTTGCGGATCGAGAACTGGATGAAGGCGCAGAACCACCTCCAGACGCAGGGGGGCCCGAAATGA
- a CDS encoding NADH-quinone oxidoreductase subunit A: MTLSPYAPIIGLFALAAGFALFSVAAARFAGPRRLNKAKLEAYECGIEPSPQPVGGGRFPIKFYLTAMLFIVFDIEIIFLYPWAVSFDALPIFGFVEMVMFIVAVFVAYAYVWRRGGLDWD; this comes from the coding sequence ATGACGCTCTCTCCTTATGCACCCATCATCGGGCTGTTCGCCCTCGCCGCGGGGTTCGCACTGTTCTCCGTGGCCGCCGCCCGATTCGCCGGCCCCCGGCGACTGAACAAGGCCAAGCTCGAGGCGTACGAGTGTGGCATCGAGCCGAGCCCGCAGCCGGTCGGCGGCGGCCGGTTCCCGATCAAGTTCTACCTGACGGCGATGCTCTTCATCGTCTTCGACATCGAGATCATCTTCCTCTACCCCTGGGCGGTCTCCTTCGACGCCCTGCCGATCTTCGGCTTCGTGGAGATGGTCATGTTCATCGTCGCGGTCTTCGTCGCCTACGCCTACGTCTGGCGGCGCGGCGGCCTGGACTGGGACTGA
- a CDS encoding geranylgeranyl reductase family protein, with amino-acid sequence MTAVENDADVIVVGAGPGGSATAHHLARHGVRVLLLEKTEFPREKVCGDGLTPRAVRQLIRMGVDTSPEAGWLHNKGLRVIGGGVRLELDWPDLASFPNYGLVRTRLDFDDLLARQAVAAGAELRTSVNVLAPVLDADDRVIGVQAEVGPDKEPATFHAPLVVAADGVSGRFPLALGMAKREDRPIGVAVRRYYRSPAKHDDDYLESWLELRAKGNDALLPGYGWIFGLGDGRVNVGLGVLNSSSAFGKTNYRRLLTDWLANTPEDWGMTDEANAEGPILGAALPMGFNRVPHYSRGVLLVGDSGGMVNPFNGEGIAYAMESGELAAEIAVQALARPAGAERERALMAYPQELKARFGGYYRLGGIFVKLIGRPEVMRMATKHGMPHPMLMRFVLKLLANLTDPRGGDAMDRVINAMTRVAPAV; translated from the coding sequence ATGACCGCGGTGGAGAACGACGCCGACGTCATCGTCGTGGGCGCCGGTCCCGGAGGATCGGCCACGGCACACCACCTGGCGCGGCACGGCGTACGCGTGCTGCTGCTGGAGAAGACGGAGTTTCCCCGGGAGAAGGTCTGCGGCGACGGGCTCACGCCCCGGGCCGTGCGGCAGCTCATCCGGATGGGCGTGGACACCTCGCCCGAGGCCGGCTGGCTGCACAACAAGGGCCTGCGGGTGATCGGCGGCGGCGTCCGCCTGGAGCTGGACTGGCCCGACCTGGCCAGCTTCCCCAACTACGGCCTGGTCCGGACCCGGCTCGACTTCGACGACCTGCTCGCCCGCCAGGCGGTCGCCGCCGGTGCGGAGCTGCGGACCAGCGTCAACGTCCTGGCCCCGGTGCTCGACGCGGACGACCGGGTGATCGGCGTGCAGGCCGAGGTCGGCCCGGACAAGGAGCCGGCCACCTTCCACGCGCCGCTGGTGGTCGCCGCGGACGGCGTCTCCGGCCGCTTCCCGCTCGCGCTCGGCATGGCCAAGCGGGAGGACCGGCCGATCGGCGTGGCGGTCCGCCGCTACTACCGCTCGCCCGCCAAGCACGACGACGACTACCTGGAGTCCTGGCTGGAGCTGCGGGCCAAGGGCAACGACGCGCTGCTGCCCGGCTACGGCTGGATCTTCGGGCTCGGCGACGGCCGGGTGAACGTCGGCCTCGGCGTGCTCAACTCCTCCTCGGCCTTCGGTAAGACGAACTACCGCAGGCTGCTCACCGACTGGCTGGCCAACACCCCGGAGGACTGGGGGATGACCGACGAGGCCAACGCGGAGGGTCCGATCCTCGGCGCCGCCCTGCCGATGGGCTTCAACCGGGTCCCGCACTACAGCCGGGGCGTGCTGCTCGTCGGCGACTCCGGCGGCATGGTGAACCCGTTCAACGGCGAGGGCATCGCGTACGCGATGGAGTCCGGCGAACTGGCCGCGGAGATCGCGGTGCAGGCGCTCGCCCGCCCGGCCGGCGCCGAGCGGGAACGCGCGTTGATGGCCTACCCGCAGGAGCTGAAGGCCCGCTTCGGCGGCTACTACCGGCTCGGCGGGATCTTCGTGAAGCTGATCGGCCGCCCCGAGGTGATGCGGATGGCCACCAAGCACGGCATGCCGCACCCGATGTTGATGCGCTTCGTGCTCAAGCTGCTGGCGAACCTCACCGACCCGCGCGGCGGGGACGCCATGGACCGGGTCATCAACGCCATGACGAGGGTGGCGCCGGCCGTGTAG
- a CDS encoding demethylmenaquinone methyltransferase yields the protein MNSRSPQGGRASLEKQPHEVAAMFDGVAARYDLTNTVLSFGQDRSWRRATRAALGLRPGERVLDVGAGTGVSTEELAHSGAYAVGADLSLGMLHAGKRTRPAVPLLAGDALRLPFADASFDAVTISFALRNVNDTDAALRELARVTRPGGRLVVCEFSTPVNPAFRTVYLSYLMRSLPAVARAVSSNPDAYVYLAESIRAWPDQAALAARVGAAGWGRVGWRNLTGGVVALHRAVRN from the coding sequence GTGAACAGTCGTTCCCCGCAGGGCGGGCGCGCCAGCCTGGAGAAGCAGCCGCACGAGGTCGCCGCCATGTTCGACGGCGTGGCGGCCCGTTACGACCTGACCAACACCGTGCTCTCCTTCGGGCAGGACCGGTCCTGGCGGCGGGCCACCCGGGCGGCGCTCGGGCTGCGTCCCGGCGAGCGGGTGCTCGACGTCGGCGCCGGCACCGGCGTCTCCACCGAGGAACTGGCCCACTCCGGCGCGTACGCGGTCGGCGCCGACCTGTCGCTGGGCATGCTGCACGCCGGCAAGCGCACCCGTCCGGCGGTGCCGCTGCTGGCCGGGGACGCGTTGCGGCTGCCGTTCGCCGACGCCAGCTTCGACGCGGTGACCATCTCCTTCGCGCTGCGCAACGTGAACGACACCGACGCGGCCCTGCGCGAGCTGGCCCGGGTCACCCGGCCGGGCGGGCGGCTGGTGGTGTGCGAGTTCAGCACCCCGGTCAACCCGGCGTTCCGGACGGTCTACCTGTCGTACCTGATGCGGTCGCTGCCGGCGGTGGCGCGGGCGGTGTCGAGCAACCCGGACGCCTACGTCTACCTCGCCGAGTCGATCCGGGCGTGGCCGGATCAGGCGGCGCTGGCCGCCCGGGTCGGCGCGGCCGGCTGGGGCCGGGTGGGGTGGCGCAACCTGACCGGCGGCGTGGTCGCGCTGCACCGCGCGGTCCGGAACTGA